A single region of the Sceloporus undulatus isolate JIND9_A2432 ecotype Alabama unplaced genomic scaffold, SceUnd_v1.1 scaffold_24, whole genome shotgun sequence genome encodes:
- the LOC121917590 gene encoding thymus-specific serine protease-like, with protein sequence MAFSGRLFGGLSLLLVMLSLAQAVRQFHVLRQRLLQQQEEHNWEKFNSRKLKPGMAQPELDSIMGGNIRQPLDHFNKQNRITFNQRYYINSDFFRPGNPVFLYIGGEGELSGFVAIMGHHVNLAEQYGALLVALEHRFYGSSLNPDMLEDRNLPYLNSQQALSDLVSFQQFITQKYKLTQNNTWICFGGSYPGSLAAWFRLKFPHLVFGAIASSAPVRAQVDFSGYEKVVAESLSNPVIGGSKQCLDAVAEGFAAVEKLVLAGQLQKLEKDFQSCTHVQGHSDSIELLSNMADVLMFIVQYNNEGENMANVNSLCKTMTDPNIGSAYERLTVANLKALKSIGLPCVHSSHTEFIQLLRDTKVTKDSFMRPWIFQTCTEFGYFMTCEDPICPFSKLVDLKFQMDVCKEAFNISSRSAQDAVSFTNEYYGADHPKATRVLFVNGDVDPWHSLSVLEDQSSSERAILINGTAHCADMNMPSNTDPLPLVEARKKINAQVGEWLKLAKEMQQDS encoded by the exons TCCGACAGTTCCATGTGCTCCGCCAGCGCCTCTTACAGCAGCAAGAGGAGCACAATTGGGAAAAGTTCAATTCGCGCAAGTTGAAACCGGGAATGGCCCAACCAGAATTGGACAGCATCATGGGGGGCAACATCCGCCAACCTCTGGACCACTTCAACAAGCAAAACCGCATCACGTTCAACCAG CGATACTACATTAATTCTGATTTCTTCCGACCTGGTAATCCCGTCTTCCTCTACATCGGGGGTGAGGGTGAATTGTCCGGATTTGTTGCTATAATGG GACACCATGTGAACCTGGCCGAACAGTATGGTGCTCTCCTTGTGGCCTTGGAGCATCGTTTCTATGGCTCCAGCCTCAACCCTGATATGTTGGAGGACCGCAACTTGCCATACCTGAACAGCCAGCAAGC CTTGTCCGACCTTGTTTCCTTCCAACAGTTTATCACTCAGAAGTACAAACTGACGCAAAACAACACCTGGATTTGCTTTGGAGGATCGTACCCTGGCTCTTTGGCAGCCTGGTTCCGACTCAAG TTTCCCCATTTGGTCTTTGGCGCCATTGCATCTTCAGCCCCTGTCCGAGCGCAAGTGGATTTCTCAGGTTACGAGAAG GTTGTTGCGGAAAGTCTGTCCAATCCAGTGATTGGTGGTTCCAAACAG TGCCTTGATGCCGTAGCCGAGGGCTTCGCCGCTGTGGAGAAGCTGGTACTTGCTGGGCAGTTGCAGAAGCTAGAAAAAGATTTCCAATCCTGTACCCATGTACAAGGCCACAGTGACAGCATTGAGCTGCTCAGCAACATGGCTGACGTCTTAATGTTCATTGTGCAGTACAACAACGAAGGAGAAAATATGGCCAACGTGAACAGCCTGTGCAAAACGATGACCGACCCGAACATTGGATCTGCCTACGAGAGACTTACCGTAGCCAATCTC AAGGCTCTGAAAAGCATTGGACTTCCATGCGTGCACAGCTCACATACTGAATTCATACAGCTACTACGTGACACCAAGGTGACAAAAGACTCTTTTATGAGGCCATGGATCTTTCAGACATGCACAGAGTTTGGCTATT TCATGACCTGTGAGGATCCTATctgccccttttccaaactggtgGACCTGAAGTTTCAGATGGATGTTTGCAAGGAGGCCTTCAACATATCCTCCCGCAGTGCCCAGGACGCGGTGTCTTTCACCAATGAATACTACGGGGCTGACCACCCCAAAGCCACCCGTGTTCTTTTCGTGAATG GTGATGTTGATCCTTGGCATTCACTGAGCGTCCTCGAGGACCAGTCTTCCTCCGAGAGGGCCATTTTGATCAATGGCACTGCCCACTGTGCCGATATGAACATGCCTTCAAACACAGACCCATTGCCTCTGGTCGAAGCCAGGAAG AAAATCAACGCTCAGGTTGGTGAATGGCTGAAACTGGCAAAGGAGATGCAACAGGACAGCTGA